Proteins encoded within one genomic window of Granulicella pectinivorans:
- a CDS encoding TonB-dependent receptor: MTMQSRSKEFHPLDLLVRHTQNPVRRICAGLLAALTILCLVSATPLQAQTTQASVRGNVHDKDNAVIVGATLKLVNVETAVAATTVTNPNGDYLFVNINPGTYTLQASYQGFSPQKLKPFLLQVNQTSTLDFRLAAGTQEVVEVEAVGQGIQASSSELGLTLTSKQIEDIPLNSRNFTSLLTTAPGVSPVVVSGSQSASYTTSIGPVIIPSVNGQGNRSDIFVVDGILDIETFGNAYAVQPMIDAIQDQKLQSHNDSAEFGGSTGGTINVATKSGTNVFHGSAWEYNKSPSLQAVPYFSTSVPQQKQNQFGASFGGPVIIPHLYHGKDKTFFFAAYEGFRLNSPSTSYYFVPTPAQLAGDFTAAGLPKIYDPASTVCTPSGTCSRTQFSYQGILNKIAPGRLNQGDIAYAKYALPAYTSTPLPIGNAFQNSPSTQSLNSFDARIDETIGAKDSAYFRFMNIRGNQTGGPSLLPNSTITSGYSFVGSYAHVFGANRVLHVQAGRTYENRNSIQRFVGVPSNLSSLVGFQSGLDSGYVTVGNLVPGISADGYFGAQGESGTPQTTANSWSGKGDFTQVVGKHTIKTGVEFNGIGEAQDIQYANIQMRAQETNSLLGDTSGDAAASFVLGVPGAFTKRNVVESLSFGGVFSYYLQDQFQITPALTLNAGLRYDLAFIPKFGRPQDGNQSVGNYDFNNGTYIVYKVPGSCASLGTAPCIPTPDGSLPAHVVASTDGRVFQNQYNNLQPRLGAAYRIGPQTVVRGGIGLAFDNYAALVQNVRGVSGNWPSVAQIAQTGINNPTAANPFPGYTTQNLPALTALPSATPFNQFNWFVDPNTKDAYSLQYNLGVQRQLDKTTVVSASYVGSINRRLSVGGYYNVATTPGPGDPTARRPYSYIQPTYYTRSNGSGNYNSLQVQLTRSLFRGLAATVAYTWSKSIDEGCSGFFGTEGCNIQQIYNIRAERSVSAFNVPQNFVATYNYQLPIGRGKAVNINSRALDLLVGGWETSGFVRLHSGTPYTVNINTDIANIGNTGYERPNITGPTNAVNQSHKNWLNPNAFAIPAQYTYGTEGRNSLRTQFYNSFDMSILKEVPIYDRFHARFNIDAFNVFNHPIFGQPDSTLGDAQFGQIGATASGSRSIQLSGKLMF, translated from the coding sequence ATGACGATGCAGTCTCGCTCTAAAGAGTTCCACCCTCTCGATCTTCTCGTTCGTCACACGCAAAATCCTGTTCGCCGGATTTGTGCCGGACTCTTAGCGGCCCTCACGATCCTCTGCCTCGTATCGGCAACTCCGTTGCAGGCACAGACCACCCAGGCCTCCGTCCGTGGCAACGTACACGACAAGGACAATGCCGTCATCGTCGGCGCGACCTTGAAACTCGTCAACGTCGAGACGGCCGTCGCCGCAACGACGGTGACGAACCCGAACGGCGACTACCTCTTCGTGAACATCAATCCCGGCACCTACACCCTGCAGGCGTCCTATCAGGGATTCAGTCCACAGAAGCTCAAGCCGTTCCTCCTGCAGGTCAACCAGACCAGTACCCTCGACTTCCGCCTCGCGGCGGGAACGCAAGAGGTTGTTGAGGTAGAGGCTGTCGGGCAAGGCATTCAGGCCTCCAGCTCCGAACTCGGCCTCACGCTGACCTCAAAGCAGATCGAAGATATCCCCCTGAACAGCCGCAACTTCACCTCGCTGCTCACCACCGCGCCAGGAGTTTCGCCCGTCGTCGTCTCGGGAAGTCAATCGGCGAGTTACACCACCTCCATCGGTCCAGTTATCATCCCGTCCGTCAATGGACAAGGCAACCGAAGCGACATCTTCGTGGTCGACGGTATCCTCGATATCGAGACCTTCGGAAACGCCTATGCCGTCCAACCGATGATCGATGCCATCCAGGATCAAAAGCTCCAGTCGCACAACGACTCAGCCGAGTTCGGTGGCAGCACGGGTGGAACCATCAATGTTGCAACCAAGTCCGGCACCAACGTCTTTCATGGCTCGGCCTGGGAGTACAACAAGAGCCCATCCCTTCAGGCAGTCCCTTACTTCTCCACCTCTGTGCCGCAACAGAAGCAAAACCAGTTCGGCGCAAGCTTTGGTGGGCCCGTCATCATTCCTCATCTCTATCATGGCAAGGATAAGACCTTCTTCTTTGCCGCCTATGAGGGATTCCGTCTCAACAGTCCGAGCACAAGCTATTACTTCGTGCCCACACCTGCCCAGCTTGCCGGAGACTTTACCGCGGCCGGTCTGCCCAAGATTTACGACCCTGCCAGCACCGTTTGCACTCCCAGTGGCACCTGCAGTCGTACGCAGTTCTCCTACCAGGGCATTCTGAATAAGATCGCTCCAGGGCGGCTGAATCAAGGGGATATTGCTTACGCGAAGTACGCTCTTCCCGCCTACACTTCGACGCCGCTTCCCATCGGCAATGCCTTTCAGAACTCTCCCAGCACCCAATCGTTGAACTCATTCGATGCTCGCATCGATGAGACGATCGGAGCGAAGGACTCCGCCTACTTCCGTTTCATGAACATCCGCGGCAACCAGACCGGCGGCCCCAGCCTGCTTCCAAACAGCACCATCACCAGCGGCTATTCCTTCGTGGGCAGCTACGCTCACGTCTTTGGGGCGAACCGCGTCTTGCACGTTCAGGCCGGCAGAACCTACGAGAATCGTAACTCCATCCAGCGCTTTGTGGGTGTGCCCTCCAACCTCTCCTCGCTGGTTGGATTTCAATCCGGTCTCGACTCCGGCTATGTGACAGTCGGTAACCTCGTCCCCGGCATCTCGGCCGACGGGTACTTCGGAGCACAAGGGGAGTCCGGGACACCGCAAACCACTGCCAATAGCTGGTCGGGCAAGGGAGACTTTACCCAGGTCGTTGGCAAGCACACCATCAAGACCGGAGTTGAGTTCAACGGCATCGGCGAGGCACAGGATATCCAGTACGCAAACATCCAGATGCGCGCCCAGGAAACCAACAGCCTCCTCGGCGATACGTCCGGCGATGCAGCAGCATCCTTCGTCCTCGGCGTTCCTGGCGCCTTCACGAAACGCAACGTCGTTGAGTCGCTTAGCTTCGGTGGTGTTTTCAGTTACTACTTGCAGGATCAGTTCCAGATCACTCCCGCACTCACCCTTAACGCTGGGCTACGCTACGATCTCGCCTTTATCCCAAAGTTCGGTAGACCGCAGGATGGCAACCAGTCCGTCGGAAACTATGACTTCAACAATGGCACCTACATCGTCTACAAAGTTCCTGGCTCCTGCGCCAGCCTGGGCACAGCGCCTTGCATTCCAACTCCGGATGGTTCGCTGCCCGCTCACGTTGTTGCAAGTACGGACGGGCGCGTCTTCCAGAACCAGTACAACAATCTACAACCTCGCCTCGGTGCCGCCTACCGCATCGGGCCGCAGACTGTGGTCCGCGGTGGAATCGGACTTGCCTTCGACAACTACGCAGCACTCGTGCAGAACGTTCGCGGCGTCAGCGGAAACTGGCCCTCAGTGGCTCAGATCGCCCAGACGGGCATCAACAATCCCACCGCAGCTAATCCGTTCCCCGGATATACCACGCAGAACCTTCCGGCCCTCACTGCACTCCCCTCGGCGACCCCGTTCAACCAGTTCAACTGGTTCGTCGATCCAAACACCAAGGACGCCTACTCGCTCCAGTACAACCTCGGCGTTCAAAGGCAGCTCGACAAGACGACTGTGGTCTCTGCCTCCTACGTCGGCTCCATCAACCGGCGCCTCAGCGTTGGCGGCTACTACAACGTAGCCACCACGCCCGGCCCAGGAGACCCGACGGCACGCCGCCCCTACTCCTACATTCAACCCACCTACTACACGCGCAGCAACGGCTCGGGCAACTACAACTCCCTCCAGGTCCAACTCACCCGCTCTCTCTTCCGCGGACTCGCCGCAACCGTCGCCTACACCTGGTCCAAGTCGATCGACGAGGGTTGCTCCGGCTTCTTCGGAACGGAAGGCTGCAACATTCAGCAGATCTATAACATTCGTGCGGAGCGCAGTGTATCTGCGTTCAATGTGCCGCAGAACTTCGTCGCGACCTACAACTATCAACTCCCCATCGGAAGAGGGAAAGCGGTCAACATCAACAGCCGCGCACTCGACCTTCTGGTCGGGGGCTGGGAGACCAGCGGATTCGTCCGGCTCCACAGCGGTACTCCCTATACCGTCAACATCAACACCGATATCGCCAACATCGGAAACACCGGCTACGAACGCCCCAACATTACCGGCCCAACGAACGCAGTCAATCAGTCTCACAAAAACTGGCTCAACCCGAACGCCTTTGCCATCCCCGCCCAGTACACCTACGGAACGGAAGGCCGCAATAGTCTTCGCACCCAGTTCTACAACAGCTTCGACATGTCCATCTTGAAAGAGGTCCCCATCTACGATCGCTTCCATGCAAGGTTCAATATCGATGCATTCAACGTCTTCAACCATCCCATCTTCGGCCAACCGGACTCAACCCTCGGAGATGCTCAGTTCGGGCAGATAGGAGCTACGGCCAGTGGCTCCCGATCCATCCAACTGAGCGGAAAACTGATGTTCTAG
- a CDS encoding RraA family protein, whose protein sequence is MASTIESERFALIRSTLYTPVIGDILDTLGYFHQFLPQAIQPMQQEMRLVGRALPVQIADAWGKQLAPFGKMTEVLDSINPFDIYIATGGSMNCAAWGEIMTATAKVRKGAGAILDGFHRDTPRVLEQCWPVFSRGRYAQDAGVRSKVVDFGCRIEIGGVAIDPGDLIVADLDGVVVVPRCVEEQVIELALAKAKGEKVVRKAIEAGMSSTEAFHTFGIL, encoded by the coding sequence TTGGCAAGCACAATCGAGAGCGAGCGCTTCGCCTTGATCCGGTCGACACTCTATACACCCGTGATTGGGGATATTCTCGATACCCTTGGATATTTTCATCAGTTTCTGCCTCAGGCTATCCAGCCGATGCAGCAGGAGATGCGTCTGGTTGGCAGAGCTCTGCCCGTCCAAATTGCGGATGCCTGGGGGAAGCAGCTCGCACCCTTCGGAAAGATGACCGAGGTGTTGGATTCGATCAACCCGTTCGATATCTACATCGCCACGGGCGGCTCTATGAACTGCGCGGCCTGGGGCGAGATTATGACTGCGACCGCAAAGGTGAGGAAAGGGGCCGGTGCAATTCTGGACGGGTTTCATCGTGATACTCCACGAGTCCTGGAGCAATGTTGGCCTGTGTTCAGCCGTGGACGCTACGCGCAGGATGCCGGAGTTCGATCCAAGGTTGTCGACTTCGGTTGCCGCATCGAGATTGGCGGGGTTGCGATCGATCCAGGAGATCTCATCGTTGCGGACCTCGATGGTGTAGTTGTCGTTCCACGATGCGTGGAAGAGCAGGTGATCGAGCTGGCATTGGCGAAGGCCAAGGGGGAGAAGGTCGTGCGGAAGGCGATCGAGGCCGGCATGTCGAGTACGGAAGCTTTCCACACGTTTGGGATTTTGTAA
- a CDS encoding UxaA family hydrolase: MTKRCFQVQAEDNVATLLEDAEAESVALLGLSAKATVVLLEPVVLGHKVCTRAIAAGELVIKYGVPIGVATRSIPVGAWIHLHNCASRVDERSNRLEIPHDAGRDIGHD, encoded by the coding sequence ATGACGAAGCGGTGCTTCCAAGTGCAGGCGGAAGACAATGTTGCCACATTGCTGGAAGACGCGGAAGCGGAAAGCGTTGCGCTGCTGGGCTTGAGCGCAAAAGCGACTGTCGTGCTGCTTGAGCCGGTAGTTCTGGGGCACAAGGTCTGCACACGTGCGATTGCTGCGGGAGAGCTCGTCATCAAGTATGGCGTTCCGATTGGAGTGGCGACACGGTCCATCCCGGTAGGAGCGTGGATCCACCTTCACAATTGCGCCAGCCGAGTGGACGAACGTTCCAACCGGCTGGAGATCCCGCACGACGCAGGAAGGGACATCGGCCATGACTGA
- a CDS encoding UxaA family hydrolase has product MTERSWDGYLREDGRKGIRNLILVLYTVECASFVAHAVANGEPDVHVVGFAGCYDNAYAIRLMEALATHPNVGACLVIGLGCEYTQPARLAEVARGSGRPSASFFIQDHGGTRSGVAKGKEELASLRKKLAEKTVHVSMTWRDLVIGAECGGSDGTSGLAGNPVVGRFYDRLIDCGGSAVFEETVEMIGLRDVLVSRAANEEAALRLNRSYDKAERYCKSVRQYSISPGNFAGGLTTIEEKSMGAFAKSGSQPIEGVVGVSERLPHAGLWLLDSVPDDHFMQFGYTNPNDTEGIMDLISTGAHMVMFVTGRGSVIGSPISPLIKVTGNTRTYERMQDDMDFNAGKVLSGESTLDEAAEELMKLVGDIASGTLSKPEALGHREYFVMYKHQDAPQLEIGCRA; this is encoded by the coding sequence ATGACTGAACGAAGCTGGGACGGTTATCTCCGCGAGGATGGACGCAAGGGAATACGAAACCTGATTCTTGTGCTGTATACGGTGGAATGTGCGAGCTTTGTGGCGCATGCCGTTGCGAACGGTGAGCCGGATGTTCACGTGGTTGGGTTCGCGGGATGCTACGACAACGCGTACGCAATTCGGTTGATGGAGGCGCTTGCGACACATCCCAATGTGGGAGCTTGCCTTGTCATCGGGCTGGGGTGTGAGTACACGCAGCCTGCTCGCTTGGCGGAGGTAGCCCGAGGATCGGGAAGGCCGAGCGCGTCGTTTTTCATCCAGGATCATGGCGGGACGCGCAGCGGTGTTGCTAAAGGCAAGGAAGAGTTGGCATCTCTGCGGAAGAAGCTTGCCGAGAAGACGGTGCATGTCTCGATGACTTGGCGGGATCTGGTGATCGGGGCGGAGTGCGGCGGCTCGGATGGAACCTCAGGGCTGGCGGGCAATCCTGTGGTTGGCCGCTTCTACGATCGTTTGATTGACTGTGGGGGAAGCGCTGTCTTCGAGGAGACGGTAGAGATGATCGGACTGCGCGACGTGCTGGTATCGCGGGCCGCGAATGAAGAGGCAGCTTTGCGTTTGAACCGGTCGTATGACAAGGCAGAGCGGTACTGCAAGTCGGTGCGTCAGTACTCGATCTCGCCAGGAAACTTCGCCGGTGGTCTCACGACGATTGAAGAGAAGAGCATGGGAGCGTTTGCAAAATCGGGGAGTCAGCCGATTGAAGGTGTGGTTGGAGTATCGGAGCGTTTGCCGCATGCGGGACTGTGGCTGCTCGATTCGGTCCCCGACGATCACTTCATGCAGTTCGGCTATACCAACCCAAACGATACCGAGGGAATTATGGATCTGATTTCAACTGGTGCGCACATGGTGATGTTTGTCACCGGACGAGGCAGCGTGATTGGCAGCCCGATCTCACCGTTGATCAAAGTGACCGGGAACACACGCACGTATGAGCGGATGCAGGACGATATGGACTTCAATGCAGGCAAGGTGTTGAGCGGTGAGAGCACGCTCGACGAAGCGGCGGAGGAGTTGATGAAACTCGTGGGGGATATTGCCTCGGGGACACTGAGCAAGCCGGAGGCGCTGGGCCACCGTGAATATTTCGTGATGTACAAGCACCAGGATGCGCCGCAACTGGAGATAGGCTGCCGTGCATAA
- a CDS encoding SDR family NAD(P)-dependent oxidoreductase, with translation MHKPRLESDKKGKLPKTSLFDLEGHVAVVIGGTTGIGRAMALGLADAGAAVVASSRRAEQVDEVATELEARGGIALRITSDVCDRNSLQTLCDQTLHAWGKVDILINCAGMTRRAPTLDFPEDMWDSIVETNLKGTLRGCQIFGKGMLERGYGRIINIGSMTTFRGFYEVAAYGASKAAVGSLTKSLAVEWSRHGVTVNAIAPGVFRTGINAHLLDNTERGREFLTRTPMGRFGDVQELVSSAVFLASPSASFITGEILSVDGGFLASGVNH, from the coding sequence GTGCATAAGCCGAGGCTGGAATCAGACAAAAAGGGGAAGCTCCCGAAGACGTCACTGTTCGATTTGGAAGGACATGTTGCGGTGGTGATTGGGGGAACGACAGGAATCGGTCGTGCAATGGCGCTTGGGCTGGCTGATGCCGGTGCGGCGGTGGTCGCCTCGTCCCGGAGGGCAGAGCAGGTCGATGAGGTTGCGACCGAACTCGAAGCCAGGGGGGGCATAGCGCTGCGCATCACCTCCGATGTGTGCGATCGCAACTCACTGCAGACGTTGTGCGACCAGACCTTGCATGCATGGGGCAAGGTAGATATTTTGATCAACTGCGCTGGCATGACGCGCCGCGCACCCACGCTCGACTTCCCCGAGGACATGTGGGACAGCATTGTGGAAACAAATCTCAAGGGGACTCTTCGCGGTTGCCAGATCTTTGGAAAAGGCATGTTGGAACGTGGCTATGGAAGAATTATCAACATTGGCTCCATGACCACATTTCGCGGATTCTATGAGGTGGCGGCGTATGGTGCCAGCAAAGCTGCTGTAGGGTCGCTGACGAAGTCACTGGCGGTCGAGTGGTCGCGCCATGGAGTAACAGTCAATGCCATTGCTCCCGGAGTATTTCGCACTGGAATCAATGCCCATCTGCTGGACAATACGGAGCGGGGCCGCGAGTTTTTGACACGAACTCCTATGGGCAGATTTGGCGACGTCCAGGAACTCGTGAGTTCCGCAGTGTTTCTTGCGTCGCCTTCTGCATCGTTCATCACGGGTGAGATCCTCTCGGTTGACGGTGGGTTTCTGGCAAGTGGCGTGAATCATTGA
- the fucP gene encoding L-fucose:H+ symporter permease, with protein MFGKGSLVPAVMVTALFFLWGIPNNLNDILIRQFMKSFAITRLQAGLVQSAFYMGYVLLALPSALYMRKAGYKAGFILGLLLFGLGSVLFWPAALVGRYSFFLLALFVMASGLAFLETASNTFIALAGPAENSERRLNFSQAFNPLGSIVGALIGTMAILSGVELSAAKIAALKQEHTYQAYLRFETLRVVQPYVWMGMVAFVFAFLIWRTTFPLLKDDVVDVVPVQSNSGSASRLVRQPRLLFSIVAQFFYVGAQVGTWSYFIQYVQEYTGQPEKVAAYFLTGTLVMFGIGRFASAYLMKFYTPARLMGAYAVINVVLVAIAVLHPGWVGVWMIFLTSFFMSLMYPTIFALGLQGLGSDSKLGGSLLVMAIAGGAVLTPLMGVLADRSSSIALAYTIPLAGYILIAGYSYFGQSGHERVGPSREPSHDAINSLLAP; from the coding sequence ATGTTCGGGAAAGGCAGTCTTGTGCCGGCTGTAATGGTGACTGCACTTTTCTTCTTATGGGGTATTCCGAATAACCTGAACGATATTTTGATCCGTCAGTTCATGAAGTCTTTTGCCATCACGCGTCTTCAGGCAGGGCTTGTACAGTCTGCGTTCTATATGGGGTATGTGCTTCTGGCGTTGCCATCTGCCCTTTACATGCGAAAGGCCGGATATAAAGCTGGCTTCATTCTTGGGCTTCTGCTCTTCGGCCTCGGGTCGGTGCTGTTCTGGCCCGCTGCGTTGGTGGGTCGCTATTCATTTTTTCTTCTGGCGCTGTTCGTGATGGCCAGTGGGCTTGCCTTCCTCGAGACGGCCTCGAACACGTTTATCGCACTTGCGGGGCCAGCGGAGAACTCCGAGCGCAGGCTGAATTTTTCGCAGGCATTCAATCCGCTGGGATCGATCGTTGGCGCTCTTATCGGGACGATGGCAATTTTATCCGGCGTGGAGCTGAGTGCCGCAAAGATCGCGGCCTTGAAGCAAGAGCACACCTATCAAGCCTATCTGCGGTTCGAAACACTGCGGGTGGTGCAGCCCTACGTATGGATGGGCATGGTTGCCTTTGTGTTTGCTTTCCTGATCTGGCGCACCACGTTCCCCCTGTTGAAGGACGATGTTGTCGATGTTGTCCCGGTGCAATCGAATTCCGGAAGCGCGAGCAGACTGGTGCGGCAACCGCGACTACTGTTCAGCATTGTTGCCCAGTTCTTCTATGTAGGGGCGCAGGTTGGAACGTGGAGCTACTTTATTCAGTATGTCCAGGAGTACACCGGCCAGCCCGAGAAGGTGGCTGCATACTTTCTCACCGGCACTCTGGTCATGTTCGGGATTGGCCGCTTTGCTTCGGCTTACCTGATGAAGTTCTATACGCCTGCGAGGCTGATGGGAGCCTATGCCGTGATCAATGTCGTGCTGGTGGCGATTGCGGTGCTGCATCCTGGCTGGGTCGGTGTGTGGATGATTTTCTTGACCAGCTTCTTCATGTCGCTGATGTATCCGACGATCTTTGCACTTGGCCTGCAAGGACTCGGCTCGGACAGCAAGCTTGGAGGCTCCCTGCTGGTGATGGCGATCGCAGGCGGAGCCGTGCTGACTCCTCTGATGGGGGTACTGGCGGATAGAAGTTCGAGCATTGCGCTGGCCTACACCATTCCACTGGCTGGCTACATCCTGATCGCCGGCTACTCCTACTTTGGCCAGTCTGGACACGAACGAGTTGGCCCTTCGCGGGAGCCTTCGCACGATGCGATCAACTCTCTTCTGGCACCCTAG
- a CDS encoding alpha-L-fucosidase gives MKLNRRAFVALAGATGVSALGGKYVRAEEPMFHPTLDSLSAYKAPEWFRDAKLGIWNCWGPEAVPEMGDWYARNMYVEGHAQYEDHLKRYGHPSKAGYKDIVALWHGENWDPDRLMGMYKKAGAKYFCAIAQHHDNIDCWNSKFHGWNSYKMGPKKDIIGTWRAVVRKHGLRFGVTEHLAASYNWYGITKGADKAGPFAGVPYDGANPANYSLYHEGNAGREWKQWYRDVPESFQVEWFNRIKDLVDSYDPDLLYSDGSLPFGAHGRELLAHFYNANARRLGRLEAVYNCKKVEDGGQYRDGMCVRDLERGVQDGIVADPWQTDTCIGDWYYKREIEYKTPTTILHMLVDIVSKNGNLLLNFPLRADGTLDAKEESIIESMGTWMAANGEAIYATRPWKLFGEGTNGPTGAMFNENKLNYTADDIRFTTKGGALFAFAMAWPSSGKLQIRSLASQTPHAVRMVDGGDLLKWKKTPNALVIELPKTQRGDHVFGVRVEGVV, from the coding sequence ATGAAACTCAACCGTAGAGCATTTGTAGCGCTGGCTGGTGCGACCGGTGTATCGGCCTTGGGTGGAAAGTATGTCCGGGCGGAAGAGCCCATGTTCCACCCCACCCTCGACTCCCTCTCGGCCTACAAGGCACCGGAGTGGTTCCGCGATGCGAAACTCGGAATATGGAACTGCTGGGGCCCCGAGGCGGTCCCAGAGATGGGCGATTGGTATGCGCGCAATATGTATGTCGAAGGGCATGCCCAATACGAAGATCACCTGAAGCGCTATGGCCATCCGTCGAAGGCTGGCTACAAGGACATCGTCGCGCTATGGCATGGAGAGAACTGGGATCCCGATCGCCTGATGGGAATGTATAAGAAGGCTGGTGCCAAGTACTTCTGCGCCATCGCTCAGCATCACGACAACATCGACTGCTGGAATTCGAAGTTCCATGGATGGAACTCCTACAAGATGGGTCCCAAGAAGGACATTATCGGCACATGGAGAGCTGTGGTGCGCAAGCATGGACTCCGCTTTGGAGTGACCGAACATCTTGCGGCGAGCTACAACTGGTACGGCATCACCAAGGGCGCCGACAAAGCGGGCCCATTCGCTGGGGTGCCCTATGACGGCGCGAATCCGGCGAACTACAGTCTCTATCACGAAGGCAATGCTGGCCGTGAGTGGAAGCAGTGGTATCGCGATGTCCCGGAATCGTTCCAGGTGGAGTGGTTCAACCGCATCAAAGATCTGGTGGATAGCTACGATCCAGACCTGCTGTATAGCGATGGGAGCCTTCCGTTCGGGGCACATGGACGCGAATTATTGGCGCACTTCTATAACGCCAATGCGCGGCGGCTTGGCCGTCTCGAGGCTGTCTACAACTGTAAGAAGGTAGAGGACGGGGGCCAGTACAGAGACGGCATGTGCGTCCGCGATCTGGAGCGCGGAGTACAAGATGGCATCGTCGCCGACCCTTGGCAGACAGACACTTGTATCGGGGACTGGTACTACAAGCGCGAGATCGAATACAAGACGCCGACCACAATTCTCCACATGCTGGTAGATATCGTCAGCAAGAATGGCAACTTGCTGCTCAACTTTCCACTGCGGGCGGACGGTACCTTGGATGCCAAGGAAGAGAGCATTATCGAGAGCATGGGGACATGGATGGCGGCCAACGGGGAAGCCATCTACGCAACTCGCCCCTGGAAGTTGTTTGGCGAAGGAACAAACGGCCCAACGGGTGCCATGTTTAACGAAAACAAACTCAACTATACTGCGGACGATATCCGTTTCACGACGAAAGGGGGCGCGTTGTTCGCGTTTGCGATGGCATGGCCTTCTTCAGGCAAGCTGCAGATTCGTTCGCTTGCCTCACAAACCCCTCATGCGGTTCGCATGGTAGATGGCGGAGACCTGCTGAAGTGGAAGAAGACCCCGAACGCCCTCGTCATCGAGCTGCCAAAGACGCAGCGTGGCGATCACGTGTTCGGAGTGCGGGTGGAGGGGGTTGTGTAG
- a CDS encoding LacI family DNA-binding transcriptional regulator has protein sequence MAIRMKDIADDLGISVATVSKVFHNHRDIGSSTRERVLRRMQELNYQPSLHAQGLASGRTMIVGLIVPDLVHAFFSEVAKSISDVLRKKGYDLLIAASDEDPEFEKREIEQMIRRRVDVLIVASCQENIASLKKVIEQKVPLILLDRNFKGFGVHFVGTDDLRVGEMATEHLINQGRRIIGHIGGQKVSTSKDRLLGYKKALVQNGLRVSERYIIKRALGDMSADTTGKQAMDKLLLLNPQPDAVFCYNDPAAIGAMNAILAAGLRIPEDIAVIGCGNIRYAESLRVPLSSVDIPRKALGEHAGELALQLASNKKLLRAKNILVAPKLIVRESSQAPERKSESHLRTIQKRTKSASLSKTKN, from the coding sequence ATGGCCATTCGGATGAAGGACATCGCAGATGACCTCGGGATATCCGTCGCGACGGTCTCCAAAGTTTTCCACAATCACCGCGACATCGGTTCTTCAACACGGGAGCGCGTGCTGCGCCGGATGCAGGAGTTGAATTACCAACCGAGCCTGCACGCTCAGGGGCTAGCTTCAGGCCGCACGATGATTGTCGGTCTCATTGTCCCCGATCTGGTTCACGCGTTCTTTTCAGAGGTTGCGAAGAGCATATCGGACGTCCTTCGCAAGAAGGGTTACGATCTGCTAATTGCCGCATCCGACGAAGATCCTGAGTTCGAGAAGCGCGAGATTGAGCAGATGATCCGCCGCCGCGTCGATGTTCTGATCGTTGCCTCATGCCAGGAGAATATCGCAAGCCTGAAGAAGGTCATCGAACAGAAAGTTCCCCTCATTCTGCTGGACCGCAACTTCAAAGGCTTCGGCGTCCATTTTGTTGGTACGGACGATTTGCGTGTGGGAGAGATGGCGACAGAACATCTGATCAACCAGGGACGCCGGATCATCGGACACATAGGCGGCCAGAAAGTGAGTACGTCCAAAGATCGCCTGCTAGGCTACAAGAAGGCTTTGGTGCAAAACGGCCTTCGCGTTTCAGAGCGTTACATTATCAAGCGGGCCCTTGGCGACATGTCGGCAGATACAACGGGCAAACAGGCAATGGACAAGCTGCTGCTGCTCAATCCCCAGCCCGATGCTGTCTTCTGCTACAACGATCCGGCTGCAATCGGTGCGATGAATGCTATTCTCGCAGCGGGATTACGGATCCCAGAGGACATCGCAGTGATCGGCTGCGGAAATATTCGCTACGCTGAGTCTCTCCGTGTTCCCCTCTCTTCTGTTGATATTCCACGGAAGGCACTGGGAGAGCACGCGGGAGAACTCGCGCTTCAGTTGGCGAGCAATAAGAAACTACTTCGAGCCAAGAACATACTGGTGGCTCCTAAATTGATTGTTCGTGAGTCAAGTCAAGCCCCGGAACGCAAATCAGAGAGTCATCTGCGCACTATACAAAAGCGGACTAAATCAGCGAGTCTCTCGAAGACAAAGAACTGA